A stretch of the Marinobacter sp. JH2 genome encodes the following:
- a CDS encoding glycosyl transferase, translating to MGDFYQNGIVTTLHNLVRRPVEDIEADLMRFRETRPMSLVLPSLYSELEGPALKNIVQELCKVPYLDEVVIGLDRANEEQYRHALEYFSELPQPFKVLWNDGPRLRALDLKLREQNLAPTEMGKGRNVWYCFGYVLASGVGESVALHDCDVLTYSRDLLARLIYPVANPGFNYMFCKGYYARVADSKMNGRVSRLLVTPLIRALKKVCGHSDFLDYLDSYRYPLAGEFSFRTDVINDLRIPSDWGLEIGVLSEMKRNYATNRLCQVDIADVYDHKHQELSPEDASRGLSKMSMDISKALFRKLATNGEIFSSEKFRTIKASYFRIALDFVETYQNDAVINGLSFDRHKEEKAVELFAQNVMHAGAHFLDHPMDTPFIPSWNRVTSAIPDIREQLLEAVELDNQEFRP from the coding sequence ATGGGCGACTTTTACCAGAACGGTATAGTGACCACCCTGCACAACCTCGTACGCCGGCCGGTGGAAGACATCGAGGCAGACCTGATGCGCTTTCGCGAAACTCGGCCCATGTCGCTGGTGCTGCCGTCTCTGTATTCGGAACTTGAAGGGCCGGCTCTGAAGAATATTGTGCAGGAACTCTGCAAAGTCCCCTATCTGGATGAGGTGGTGATTGGTCTGGACCGGGCTAACGAGGAGCAATATCGACACGCTCTGGAGTATTTTTCAGAACTGCCGCAGCCGTTCAAAGTGCTGTGGAATGATGGCCCGAGATTGCGGGCACTGGATTTGAAACTGCGGGAGCAAAATCTGGCACCGACCGAGATGGGCAAGGGGCGGAACGTTTGGTACTGCTTTGGCTATGTGCTGGCGTCCGGCGTGGGTGAATCGGTGGCGCTGCACGATTGCGACGTTCTGACCTACTCCCGAGACTTGCTGGCACGGCTGATTTACCCGGTTGCTAATCCCGGCTTCAATTATATGTTTTGCAAGGGCTACTACGCCCGAGTGGCGGACAGCAAAATGAATGGTCGGGTGAGCCGGTTGTTGGTAACGCCGTTGATTCGTGCGCTGAAAAAAGTCTGCGGGCACAGTGATTTTCTTGATTATCTGGACAGCTATCGCTATCCGCTGGCCGGTGAGTTTTCCTTTCGGACGGATGTCATTAACGATCTTCGCATCCCCAGCGATTGGGGGCTGGAAATCGGCGTATTATCTGAAATGAAGCGAAACTACGCCACCAACCGTTTGTGTCAGGTGGATATCGCAGATGTTTATGATCACAAACACCAGGAACTGTCGCCGGAAGATGCCAGCCGCGGATTGTCGAAAATGAGCATGGACATCTCCAAAGCCCTGTTTCGAAAGTTGGCCACTAACGGTGAGATATTTTCGAGCGAGAAGTTCCGTACCATCAAAGCCAGTTATTTCCGCATTGCCCTGGATTTTGTTGAAACTTATCAGAACGATGCGGTGATTAACGGCTTGAGTTTTGATCGCCATAAGGAAGAAAAGGCCGTAGAGCTGTTTGCTCAGAATGTCATGCACGCCGGTGCCCATTTTCTGGACCACCCTATGGATACGCCGTTCATCCCGAGTTGGAACCGGGTCACCAGTGCGATACCGGACATTCGGGAGCAGCTGCTGGAAGCGGTAGAGCTGGACAATCAGGAGTTCCGACCGTGA
- a CDS encoding alpha-amylase family glycosyl hydrolase — MTQTLESRLVAMLEVVYPSLDCEFLADQLLAAMGLQPDVEALSPEQQRWSESDVALITYADTVQCPDEKPLETLKRFLDGYLKDVVTAVHILPFFPYSSDDGFAVMDYLAVNESHGCWGDVEAIAGDYKLMADLVINHMSVRSRWFENFRKRVGPGKDYFVEGNPKDDLSQVVRPRTSPLLNPVQTDDGVRYVWCTFSEDQADLNFANPEVLIEFAGIIRNYLERGVIIFRLDAVAFLWKEPGTPCIHLQQTHELVKILRLLIEHHTPDAVVITETNVPNRENLTYFGNANEAHAIYNFSLPPLLINTLVTGNCRHLKTWLMSMPPAQLGTTYLNFIASHDGIGLRPTDGLLEEEEKQRLINTLESFGGRVSYRRTADGRNQPYELNIALWDALKGTAEGGADHWQLQRFLCAHTVMLALEGIPAFYIHSVLATGNDYERVEHTGRLRSINRGQCQLDELEAILADPLSHESKVYRELRRLIDIRRAQPAFHPNATQFTLHLGLKLFGFWRQSQRREQSIFCIHNISADVQPVTLSEINLIGTDHWTDLLSGQPIDDLSGAITLKPYECVWLSNC, encoded by the coding sequence GTGACACAAACGCTTGAAAGCCGTTTGGTGGCCATGCTGGAGGTCGTCTATCCAAGTTTGGATTGCGAGTTTCTGGCGGATCAGCTGCTAGCGGCAATGGGCCTGCAGCCGGATGTTGAAGCACTGTCTCCGGAGCAACAGCGTTGGAGTGAATCCGATGTGGCGTTGATCACTTATGCTGATACCGTTCAATGCCCAGATGAGAAACCCTTGGAAACTCTGAAACGGTTTTTGGATGGCTATCTGAAGGATGTGGTAACGGCAGTGCACATTCTGCCCTTTTTCCCCTACAGTTCGGATGATGGTTTTGCGGTGATGGATTACCTGGCCGTGAATGAATCTCATGGTTGTTGGGGGGACGTGGAAGCGATTGCCGGGGATTACAAGCTTATGGCGGACCTGGTGATTAATCACATGTCTGTTCGAAGTCGGTGGTTTGAGAACTTTCGCAAACGTGTGGGTCCAGGTAAGGATTACTTTGTTGAAGGGAATCCGAAAGACGATCTGAGTCAGGTGGTCCGGCCTCGGACCTCGCCCTTGCTGAATCCGGTTCAGACCGACGATGGGGTACGTTATGTATGGTGTACCTTCAGTGAAGACCAGGCAGACCTTAACTTTGCCAACCCGGAGGTGTTGATCGAGTTTGCTGGCATTATCCGCAACTACCTTGAGCGGGGGGTGATAATTTTTCGGCTGGATGCCGTAGCGTTTTTATGGAAAGAGCCGGGCACACCGTGTATTCATCTGCAGCAGACTCATGAGCTGGTAAAGATTCTTCGGTTATTGATCGAGCATCACACACCGGATGCCGTTGTGATCACCGAAACGAACGTGCCGAATCGGGAGAACCTGACCTACTTCGGCAACGCTAACGAAGCTCACGCCATTTATAATTTTTCGTTGCCACCGCTGTTGATCAACACGTTAGTGACCGGTAACTGCCGGCATCTAAAAACCTGGTTGATGAGCATGCCGCCAGCACAGTTGGGCACCACTTATCTGAATTTTATTGCTTCCCACGATGGTATTGGGCTGCGCCCGACCGATGGGCTTTTGGAGGAAGAAGAAAAACAGCGCCTGATCAATACTCTGGAATCGTTCGGGGGCCGAGTCTCTTACCGGCGCACCGCCGACGGCCGTAACCAGCCGTATGAATTAAATATTGCGTTGTGGGATGCCCTGAAAGGGACGGCCGAGGGCGGCGCAGACCACTGGCAGCTCCAGCGTTTTCTGTGTGCTCACACGGTTATGCTGGCACTGGAAGGTATTCCTGCTTTTTACATTCACAGTGTGCTGGCCACCGGTAACGATTATGAGCGGGTAGAGCATACCGGCCGGCTGCGTTCCATTAACCGGGGACAATGCCAGCTGGACGAGCTCGAGGCGATTCTTGCCGACCCCCTCAGCCATGAAAGCAAGGTTTACCGAGAACTTAGGCGTCTGATCGATATTCGCCGAGCGCAACCAGCGTTCCACCCCAATGCCACTCAGTTTACCCTCCATTTAGGTTTGAAGTTGTTTGGTTTTTGGCGACAGAGTCAGCGCAGGGAGCAGTCTATCTTCTGTATCCACAATATCAGTGCCGATGTGCAACCGGTTACCCTGAGCGAAATTAATTTGATTGGCACTGATCACTGGACCGACTTGCTGTCGGGGCAGCCCATTGATGACCTGAGTGGCGCGATCACGCTTAAACCCTATGAATGCGTTTGGTTGTCGAATTGTTAG
- the tssI gene encoding type VI secretion system tip protein TssI/VgrG, with protein MPQASGLQFTARVGEFPSDHFVVASFVLTEGLSTLSHGRLKLASTDPDVQAADVLEQPVDLVVWQDGQPLRRFTGVVNEFVRGNTGHRRIHYEVVIQPPVWRLSLMHNSRIFQAQTTDAIVRTLLEEWGIVDTLFDLKRAPEEREYCVQHRESDLKFVERLAAEEGWHYRYQHGSVDGEEQPALVIADHHGDAPKLDPVECNTKAGGSTQRACVFSFAYEERVRASSVAMKDYTFKNPAYALLHEQSTEANHRDDYQHYDYPGRYKADASGQPFSQTRLDALRNDASVAKGKSNRPDFSAGAKVELQDHDSQSLNREWLLTAITHTGKQPQALEEEGGSEPTSYANEFTAIPADKTWRALCEHKPMMDGPQIAIVTGPEGEEIHCDQYGRVKARFPWDRYSKNDEHSSAWLRVSQGWAGGQYGFMALPRIGNEVIVSFLDGDPDQPIITGRTYHATNTPPYALPEYKTRTTLKTKTHKGEGSNELRFEDEAGEEQIYVHAQKDLDLLTENNRIEVIKNDSHLTVETNQFNHVKAGDNCTTDGESRLSVGADCSQSVGGTFHQKTARTMAAEAGTEVHHKAGAKVVLDAGAEITISGGGSFIKLDPSGVTLSGPGIKINSGGAPGSGSGQGAVVPELPQMFENDAAAVPQPPALASVGQRKSAAPDQINVEQLPGTDRKLIIDVIGGNLERDSVEAVVGTEGEKNA; from the coding sequence ATGCCCCAGGCAAGCGGATTGCAGTTTACCGCCCGTGTTGGCGAATTCCCCTCAGACCACTTCGTGGTTGCCAGCTTTGTGCTCACCGAAGGTTTATCCACGCTCTCCCATGGCCGCTTGAAACTGGCCAGCACCGACCCCGATGTGCAAGCGGCGGATGTGCTGGAGCAGCCGGTTGATCTGGTGGTGTGGCAAGATGGCCAGCCCCTGCGCCGATTCACCGGCGTGGTGAACGAATTCGTACGAGGCAACACTGGCCACCGCCGCATCCATTACGAAGTCGTGATCCAACCTCCGGTCTGGCGATTGAGCTTGATGCACAACAGCCGTATTTTCCAGGCCCAGACCACTGATGCCATTGTGCGCACGCTGCTGGAAGAGTGGGGCATTGTGGATACGCTGTTCGATCTGAAACGCGCCCCGGAAGAGCGGGAATACTGCGTCCAGCACCGTGAAAGCGACCTGAAATTCGTAGAACGACTGGCTGCTGAAGAAGGCTGGCACTACCGCTACCAACACGGCAGTGTGGACGGCGAAGAACAACCGGCGCTAGTCATCGCCGACCATCACGGTGATGCGCCCAAATTAGACCCGGTAGAATGCAACACCAAAGCCGGCGGCAGCACCCAGCGCGCCTGCGTATTCAGCTTCGCTTACGAAGAGCGGGTGCGAGCTTCATCGGTGGCGATGAAAGATTACACTTTCAAGAATCCTGCCTATGCCCTACTGCACGAGCAGAGCACCGAAGCGAATCATCGCGACGACTACCAACACTACGATTACCCCGGTCGCTACAAAGCCGACGCCAGCGGCCAGCCGTTTTCCCAAACCCGGTTAGACGCACTGAGAAACGATGCTTCCGTTGCCAAGGGCAAAAGTAATCGTCCGGATTTTTCAGCCGGAGCCAAAGTGGAACTGCAAGACCACGACAGCCAAAGTCTGAACCGCGAATGGTTGCTCACCGCCATCACCCACACCGGTAAACAACCGCAAGCGCTGGAAGAAGAGGGCGGTAGCGAACCCACCAGCTATGCCAACGAATTCACCGCCATTCCCGCCGATAAAACTTGGCGCGCCCTCTGTGAGCACAAACCCATGATGGACGGCCCCCAGATAGCCATCGTGACCGGCCCTGAAGGCGAAGAGATTCATTGCGACCAATACGGCCGCGTAAAAGCGCGATTCCCGTGGGACCGCTATTCAAAGAATGACGAACACAGCAGTGCCTGGTTGCGAGTGTCCCAAGGCTGGGCTGGCGGCCAGTATGGTTTTATGGCTCTGCCAAGAATTGGCAACGAAGTGATTGTCAGCTTTCTCGATGGCGACCCGGACCAGCCGATCATCACCGGCCGCACTTACCACGCCACCAACACGCCACCCTACGCACTGCCGGAATACAAAACCCGCACCACCCTGAAAACCAAAACCCACAAGGGTGAAGGCAGCAACGAACTGCGGTTTGAGGATGAAGCCGGCGAAGAACAGATCTACGTTCATGCCCAGAAAGATCTGGACCTGCTTACGGAAAACAACCGTATCGAAGTGATCAAAAACGACAGCCACCTAACGGTGGAGACTAACCAGTTCAACCACGTAAAAGCGGGTGACAACTGCACTACCGATGGCGAAAGCCGGCTGTCCGTTGGCGCTGATTGTAGCCAGAGCGTTGGCGGTACTTTTCATCAGAAGACTGCTCGAACCATGGCCGCAGAAGCCGGCACCGAAGTGCACCACAAAGCCGGTGCCAAGGTAGTGCTGGATGCCGGAGCTGAAATCACCATTTCCGGTGGCGGGAGTTTTATCAAACTGGACCCCAGTGGGGTTACGTTGAGCGGGCCGGGGATCAAGATTAACTCTGGTGGGGCGCCGGGGAGTGGTTCAGGCCAGGGGGCTGTTGTTCCAGAACTACCGCAGATGTTCGAAAATGATGCTGCCGCAGTGCCGCAACCTCCCGCGTTGGCAAGCGTGGGACAGCGTAAGTCAGCCGCACCCGACCAAATAAATGTTGAGCAGTTACCGGGCACTGACCGAAAACTGATCATTGATGTCATCGGAGGGAATCTCGAGCGGGATTCAGTTGAGGCTGTTGTTGGAACCGAAGGGGAGAAAAACGCATGA
- a CDS encoding toxin VasX encodes MTDTVGFVDESRDRSVLRKAEYNDTDPKDLVLTVPKRDGGKIAIPLLENARSNIEREDYQENTLLRVKPLAEIASNLPVKSGGLTINQGKGVALLRPGYLYIFRKDRLWRELEISQNSQFSDVDLQAVRQDVGKPDSKYRRLRPSAGQWLDDVLMPVFLQGQAVMHDFRMAYSEIQWDWTYIQKLEENDAARNSRTYGVGHAWAATLVDSLSFDTGFPASRVEDVAKLRRRDLGIELMIEDPSDFALSFEKPGEVELCSKLAKLLENNEEQARESASILDLSCPPGADLLQPLRSQKGVVCVAIPDPFFLFRHALAQLHLAMHYLDAIDIAIKDKPLVHSAMLIRQAVFDSAPNRQGGDLANYRKAINRDQLDDILETAERNHAIRNMEDQARQLMQLMKSTLFNSVFGDYLQSPDIAACEAFLLCADNVNVLQQIPGVLKAQGVDDDQGIPNTLANWLSDESMLAKWSPGTAAEEKEEATHSSPYEQLRSLASDQTKISDQHLGRLNLQALAYTEKLLQRDEQPNGEQVAGEVKNVGRVGALVSGVLGEWSASLLAACRRLMEDGSVEAVQVQRIMKAASANAILSDPGLAGVNLMRRGDVDPTKHTIIGVEGDGIRRGLTDFDRRRGGVLTRADDYLYADLVDRSGQVQGSTSPVRASNELDEAIKKIAGNTWVYVVPVGHPEAGKLSLLKVDFAKRVGIVVDGPAVSSGLVALAAFNLFLEGRALIKLTSSDQSIALPAAKVFGAFVDLLAASMKLNTVIHEIAGIDQASSSKLYRVSSRPLFDMKRVPLIGKRLAKVGASTLVRSVGLASFVAGGVAVGLSYWDMRISLSRGDLDAATGHGIAVAGGLVFLSAPLMAGLLAIPGWGWAVLGMSVALGGALYAGSAADDLFERVLKQGPLGTHPQDSLVNLDDSAYYGQLLTLLSPVNVSVQRYGDVEPDPALTNPDYLPQADDYVITLETPVVSRLKLLQECRPDLPAQPFKIVVQELAYMKSRAETANAAVGPVEQEVILSTTPLTKIVARQSLPYQSAVRFLVKREFSSSSYQSFGYQEEVSTAIRVGLQALVDTELSPVVFPTPVMEYYEPYDDSRHGGAPEKPRSILNPHSEPFVPYWYVKEVTV; translated from the coding sequence ATGACCGACACAGTGGGTTTTGTGGATGAGTCCCGGGATCGCTCGGTTTTGAGAAAGGCGGAATATAACGACACTGATCCGAAGGATTTGGTGTTGACGGTCCCCAAGCGAGATGGCGGCAAGATTGCAATTCCTCTCCTGGAAAATGCGCGTTCTAATATTGAGCGCGAGGATTATCAGGAAAATACCCTGCTCAGGGTGAAACCATTGGCAGAAATTGCCAGTAACCTGCCTGTGAAATCTGGCGGCTTAACGATTAATCAAGGAAAGGGCGTAGCGCTGCTGCGGCCTGGGTATTTGTATATTTTTCGGAAAGATCGGCTTTGGCGGGAGTTGGAGATCAGTCAGAACTCTCAGTTTAGTGACGTTGATCTGCAGGCCGTGCGACAGGATGTGGGTAAGCCGGACTCCAAATACCGAAGGTTACGTCCTTCCGCAGGTCAGTGGCTCGATGATGTGCTAATGCCGGTTTTTCTGCAGGGGCAGGCGGTGATGCACGATTTCCGCATGGCTTATAGTGAAATCCAGTGGGATTGGACTTACATCCAAAAACTTGAAGAGAATGACGCAGCCCGTAATTCGAGGACGTACGGAGTGGGTCACGCCTGGGCTGCCACATTGGTTGATTCCTTGAGTTTTGACACAGGATTTCCTGCATCACGTGTTGAAGATGTTGCGAAACTGAGGCGCAGGGACCTGGGCATTGAGCTGATGATAGAGGATCCCAGCGACTTCGCGCTTAGTTTTGAAAAGCCGGGTGAAGTCGAACTATGTAGCAAGCTTGCAAAGCTGTTAGAGAATAACGAGGAGCAGGCTAGGGAGTCGGCAAGCATTCTCGACCTATCCTGCCCCCCCGGAGCAGATCTTTTGCAGCCTCTGCGCTCCCAAAAGGGAGTAGTGTGCGTAGCTATCCCGGATCCTTTTTTCCTGTTCCGTCACGCCCTCGCCCAGTTGCACTTGGCCATGCATTATCTGGATGCCATAGATATAGCTATCAAGGATAAACCCCTGGTCCATTCCGCCATGTTAATCCGTCAGGCAGTATTCGACTCGGCCCCGAATCGCCAGGGCGGAGACCTTGCGAACTACCGGAAAGCCATCAACCGGGACCAGCTGGATGACATTCTGGAAACGGCCGAAAGGAATCACGCTATTCGGAACATGGAAGACCAGGCGCGCCAGTTAATGCAATTGATGAAGAGCACGTTATTCAACTCGGTTTTTGGAGATTATCTGCAAAGCCCGGATATAGCTGCTTGTGAAGCCTTTTTGCTGTGCGCGGACAACGTGAACGTACTTCAGCAAATTCCAGGGGTGCTTAAGGCGCAGGGGGTGGATGATGATCAGGGGATCCCCAACACTCTGGCAAATTGGTTATCGGACGAATCAATGTTGGCAAAGTGGTCGCCGGGAACCGCCGCTGAAGAAAAGGAGGAAGCCACGCACTCATCTCCCTACGAACAACTTCGGTCGCTTGCCAGCGACCAGACGAAGATTAGCGATCAGCACCTTGGCCGCCTCAACCTTCAAGCCCTGGCCTACACTGAGAAACTTCTCCAGAGAGACGAGCAACCCAATGGAGAGCAAGTCGCAGGCGAGGTTAAGAATGTAGGGCGTGTTGGGGCGCTGGTAAGTGGGGTGTTGGGGGAGTGGAGTGCCTCACTACTGGCCGCCTGCAGAAGGCTAATGGAAGATGGCAGCGTAGAGGCCGTCCAGGTTCAAAGAATCATGAAGGCCGCCTCTGCTAATGCCATCCTCTCCGATCCGGGTCTGGCAGGGGTAAACCTGATGCGTCGGGGTGACGTAGACCCGACCAAGCATACCATTATTGGCGTGGAGGGCGACGGCATTCGCCGTGGCCTGACCGACTTCGACCGCCGTCGGGGTGGAGTGCTCACTCGCGCCGATGATTACCTCTATGCAGATCTTGTTGATCGGTCTGGACAAGTCCAGGGTTCCACCAGCCCTGTCCGTGCCTCGAATGAGCTGGATGAAGCTATCAAGAAAATTGCTGGAAATACTTGGGTCTACGTGGTGCCTGTCGGACACCCGGAAGCAGGGAAACTAAGCCTGTTGAAGGTGGACTTCGCCAAGCGTGTTGGGATTGTGGTGGATGGCCCGGCTGTGTCCAGTGGATTGGTGGCCTTGGCTGCGTTTAATTTGTTTTTGGAGGGGCGTGCGCTTATTAAACTAACAAGTTCTGATCAGTCAATCGCCTTGCCTGCTGCAAAGGTCTTTGGTGCGTTTGTCGATTTGCTGGCCGCCTCTATGAAATTAAACACTGTAATCCATGAAATAGCCGGAATTGATCAGGCCAGCTCGTCAAAGTTGTATAGGGTTTCCAGTCGTCCACTCTTCGATATGAAGAGGGTGCCGCTCATTGGAAAAAGGCTTGCAAAAGTAGGGGCAAGCACCCTTGTCAGATCGGTTGGCCTTGCCAGTTTCGTAGCAGGTGGAGTGGCAGTTGGGTTGAGCTATTGGGATATGAGGATCAGCCTGTCTCGGGGAGATCTTGATGCTGCGACCGGGCACGGAATAGCGGTTGCCGGTGGTTTGGTCTTTCTCTCAGCACCACTGATGGCAGGGCTGCTGGCGATTCCGGGTTGGGGGTGGGCTGTTCTCGGAATGAGCGTGGCTTTGGGTGGGGCGTTGTATGCGGGAAGCGCGGCAGACGACCTTTTCGAAAGGGTGCTGAAACAGGGGCCATTGGGAACGCACCCGCAGGACTCCTTGGTGAACCTGGACGATTCGGCTTATTACGGACAATTGTTAACATTGCTTTCACCCGTCAATGTTTCCGTACAAAGATACGGGGATGTCGAGCCGGATCCGGCATTGACTAACCCGGACTATCTGCCACAGGCGGATGATTATGTCATCACTTTAGAAACGCCAGTGGTCAGTAGGTTAAAGTTGCTGCAGGAGTGTCGTCCAGACTTGCCAGCCCAGCCTTTCAAAATTGTGGTACAGGAGCTGGCATACATGAAAAGCCGAGCTGAAACCGCCAACGCCGCAGTTGGCCCAGTGGAGCAGGAAGTCATTTTGTCGACTACTCCCCTTACAAAAATTGTTGCGAGGCAGTCCCTGCCTTATCAATCCGCGGTTCGTTTTCTGGTGAAGCGGGAGTTCTCGAGCAGTAGCTATCAGAGCTTTGGATATCAAGAAGAGGTCAGCACTGCGATACGCGTTGGATTGCAGGCTTTGGTCGATACGGAGCTAAGCCCGGTAGTCTTTCCTACGCCTGTCATGGAGTATTACGAACCCTATGATGATTCCCGCCATGGCGGTGCACCGGAGAAACCTCGTAGTATTCTAAACCCGCATTCCGAACCATTCGTACCCTATTGGTACGTTAAGGAAGTTACTGTATGA
- a CDS encoding VOC family protein, producing the protein MKYLHTMIRVSNLDETLHFFCDLLGLEEISRKDSEKGRFTLVFLAAPEDEARAREDKAPTIELTHNWDPEEYTGGRNFGHLAFRVDDIYALCEKLQANGITINRPPRDGYMAFIRTPDGISIELLQKGEALPAREPWASMENVGSW; encoded by the coding sequence ATGAAATACCTGCACACCATGATCCGGGTCAGCAACCTGGACGAGACCCTTCACTTCTTCTGCGACCTGCTCGGCTTGGAAGAAATCAGCCGAAAAGACAGCGAGAAAGGCCGCTTTACACTGGTATTCCTGGCAGCCCCTGAAGACGAGGCGCGAGCACGGGAAGACAAAGCCCCAACCATCGAACTCACCCACAACTGGGACCCGGAAGAATACACCGGCGGCCGCAACTTCGGGCACCTCGCGTTTCGGGTGGACGACATCTATGCCCTGTGTGAGAAGCTGCAGGCCAACGGCATTACCATTAACCGCCCTCCGAGAGACGGTTATATGGCGTTTATTCGCACGCCGGACGGGATTTCTATTGAGTTGTTGCAGAAAGGCGAGGCGCTGCCGGCTCGGGAGCCTTGGGCGAGTATGGAGAATGTGGGGAGTTGGTGA
- a CDS encoding DUF1853 family protein — MNTVSEQLSLHRFKTPAIRHLAWLCEAPQLVASPISFRPSEFLPSDYLSTLIHWDRHPKGAPARLLAPIEKRLGHYFERLYEVMLSDLMGWEVVLKNQQIRTEKQTLGELDFLLRNPASGDLEHHEIAIKYYLGVPAANGPTLWYGPNARDRLDLKTNHMLSHQSQMTQRPETRNVLAELGIHDPVKPRIFMPGYLFYPDDEFAELPDTVPDDHLTGKWRYAANLNTEDTRHWVRLNKPHWIGPWNQHDQPDASAARATIQWVEAESIPALFAEMAWQTELSCWVETDRWFVVPSSWPQRRC; from the coding sequence ATGAATACAGTTTCAGAACAGCTTTCCCTGCATCGCTTCAAAACTCCGGCAATACGTCATCTGGCTTGGCTGTGTGAAGCGCCTCAATTGGTGGCATCTCCCATCAGCTTTCGGCCCTCCGAGTTTCTTCCCTCGGATTATCTATCCACGCTTATACACTGGGACCGCCACCCAAAGGGCGCACCCGCTCGTTTGCTGGCCCCTATCGAAAAACGGCTCGGGCACTACTTTGAAAGGCTTTACGAAGTGATGCTAAGCGACCTCATGGGCTGGGAAGTTGTGTTGAAAAACCAACAAATACGAACCGAGAAACAAACGCTGGGAGAGCTGGATTTCTTGCTACGAAACCCGGCTTCCGGCGACTTGGAACACCATGAAATCGCCATCAAGTACTATCTGGGCGTACCCGCTGCCAATGGGCCAACCTTATGGTATGGGCCCAACGCGCGTGACCGGCTGGATCTCAAAACCAACCACATGCTATCTCACCAAAGCCAAATGACCCAGCGGCCTGAAACCCGAAACGTGCTAGCGGAACTCGGCATTCACGACCCCGTCAAACCACGGATATTCATGCCCGGGTATCTGTTCTACCCTGACGACGAATTCGCCGAACTGCCGGATACGGTTCCCGACGACCACCTAACCGGGAAATGGCGCTATGCCGCGAACCTCAATACAGAAGACACCCGCCATTGGGTTCGTCTGAACAAGCCCCATTGGATAGGCCCCTGGAACCAGCACGACCAACCAGATGCTAGTGCAGCCCGGGCAACCATCCAGTGGGTTGAAGCAGAAAGTATACCGGCACTGTTTGCGGAAATGGCTTGGCAAACCGAGCTATCTTGCTGGGTAGAAACAGATCGCTGGTTTGTAGTTCCCAGCAGCTGGCCCCAACGCCGTTGCTAG
- a CDS encoding cold shock domain-containing protein, with amino-acid sequence MRNPAKAILVAILIAIPAPFVLGLLLSATPAPLKLLAMGEGVEALGSQGGIAAYVMAFAVFAIVGFIAVLVAGKQAAPAAPARTQNRPARASQPQNDYDDEDDFDDNTPEGDEEGTVKWFNVKKGFGFIVRESGDEIFVHFRAIRGRGRRVLRQGQLVRFNVVDADKGLQADNVSILSD; translated from the coding sequence ATGCGTAATCCAGCCAAAGCGATCCTTGTTGCTATCCTGATCGCAATTCCGGCACCGTTTGTTCTGGGCCTGTTACTGTCGGCCACCCCGGCACCACTGAAACTGCTCGCCATGGGCGAAGGTGTTGAAGCCCTGGGTAGCCAAGGTGGTATTGCCGCGTATGTGATGGCGTTTGCTGTTTTCGCCATTGTGGGTTTTATCGCTGTTTTAGTTGCCGGTAAGCAAGCAGCGCCTGCTGCCCCCGCTCGCACCCAGAACCGCCCGGCTCGTGCCAGCCAGCCACAGAACGATTACGACGACGAAGACGACTTTGACGACAACACTCCGGAAGGAGACGAAGAAGGTACCGTCAAATGGTTCAACGTCAAAAAAGGCTTCGGCTTTATCGTGCGTGAAAGCGGAGACGAGATCTTCGTCCACTTCCGTGCCATTCGTGGCCGTGGTCGTCGCGTGCTGCGCCAAGGCCAACTGGTTCGCTTCAACGTCGTTGATGCCGACAAAGGCCTGCAGGCAGACAACGTGTCTATCCTGAGCGATTGA
- a CDS encoding SlyX family protein: MSKKTLEDRIADLEMRLAFQDDVINTLSEQVTKQEMDIRELWEAKRLMHQQLKDVAPSHIRREDEETPPPHY, translated from the coding sequence ATGAGTAAAAAGACTCTCGAAGACCGAATTGCAGATCTGGAAATGCGACTTGCGTTCCAGGATGACGTGATCAACACGCTGAGCGAGCAAGTAACCAAGCAAGAAATGGACATTCGGGAGCTGTGGGAAGCGAAACGGCTGATGCACCAGCAGCTCAAGGATGTGGCGCCCTCCCACATTCGGCGGGAGGATGAGGAGACCCCACCGCCGCATTACTGA